TTTTGCAATGCTTTTCTCAATTCTCTCGTCATTCTCCTGTTCCAACTTTGCTAGCTCCTGCTCACTTTGTATATCTTCCAGATCCTCATGGACGTTCAATATTTCCATCAAAACGGACTGATCCTGGAACTGAAACTTTTTGTTCACCGCATCGTTGTTTAGGTCAATGTTGgcgtttttcttcagtaAATACTGCGACCGTTTCAAGGGGCTCGACAACACTGTGTATGCATTATTCAGAAGCGATGAAAGATCGCCTGCAGTCTCATCCTTAATCCGATTGAGGTCCGGATGGTTGGTGCTTTGGAGTAAGCGGAATTCATTCCGAAGCTGCTTCAGGTCCActgaaaaaggagaatTGGGTGGCGACCCTTTCGGGaatgtttttggaaataaTTTGTAGAAGTCCACTAGACTCGAATTGTGTCTGGCTGTGATTTTGAAAGGTGCCCGAACTCTATGCATAATAATTTGatttaaataatttaatttgaATATTATTCTATTAAATTTACCCCTCGATTTAAAACAATTTCCTCATGGCAGGTGGAAGACATTTATTGCGCACAGACAAAGAGGTGCAAAAGTTCGCCTACTTTCGGGAGAACTTGGCAAACTACTACAAATTCAACCTTAAATCAACCTCAATCGGCGTGGTTGCCCTTGTGATCATTCCTGTGTCGCTCATGTATGTGGCATACAACACCCATACAATTGATGTTATTGGCAAGAGGAGGTCCAAGCCAGTGCAGGAGGACTGGTCACCAAGATGATCTGCGATATTTATTACATATATATACAACCAAATGTTACTTTATTTATTGTGTTCGTTACCGTTGTCTCCTCCGTTTCCTCTCCATTCCTTCCAAAACGACCTCGCTATCACGATTCTCGTTGTACCCATTATTATTCAAATGCCCATTTGTGTATTGATTCACTTTCGGAGGCTGCGAGGGCTCCACTTCCACAATGCTatcgtcgctgtcgtccagctgtcTCTCATGTTCCTCCCATAAGCTCAACAGCTGTGCCAATTGGGCCTCGCCAATTAGTTCCGAGAGTTCTTCGCAGCTATTGAAAAGCAGTTGAGCAGGATTATACCTTGCAAGGTCGTCGTTGACAGCGTCTGTCCCATATAAGCGTAGATTGTTGAGGATTTTGCAGAGCACACTTAATTGAGGAGCCCAATTGCGATTATTGAAAAACTTCATGGACGAACAGATTAGCGTTTCCAAATGGAGCGGCATGTTCCCAGTAGCAAACTTTATGGATCCTACCTGGAGCGTGATCTTAACATTGAGATGCTGTGCGAGTGATTCGATGAAATGCATACACTCGGGCGTTTCGAGTCCATCGAAAATCAACTCTTTTGGCTCTCTGAAGGTGAGAAATAGAAAACTCATAAAGTTTCCCACACTCACATAGCTGGAGTTGTCGAGTGGCAACAAAAAGTTGAACTTCGTCGCACAATCCTGCACATGCAACACATAGCGAAACCATCGTTCTTCAACTTGTCTCGACTCATTGATCATGGCAAATCCGGAGTTGCACATGTaatcttcaaaatcaaggatTTGGAAATTGAGCACTTCAAATGGCCGCAGTACTCGAATACAGCTTGCAATGAGATCAAATATGATAGCATTGTATCCAAAGATCATTTCTGGTGCGTGCGCGTGGCTGCCtgtgtttttgatcatGCGACAAACAAATTCCACTAGTTTCTCAAATCCAAGGATCATTTGACAGCCATCTGGCACCGTTTTGTAAAACAACTTTTGGTAAGTTTCGGAATTGAGATCCCTGCTCTCATCACAAAGTATAGCAACGCCTTCATTGTCCACGTAGGTGACGGCCTTGTTACTTGTAAGTAGTGCGTATACTCGCAGTCTTTGTCTTAGAAAATCAATGAAAGTTTCATTTTTGAACTCCATCAAATATGGCTTGAGCGCTCTCATACGCCCTAGTCGCCTCACGTactcaaacagctcaaacttATCGGCAAGGATGAGCTCAATCTCCACTTGAGTAAGCACAAGGGACTGATCTGTATGCTCAAAACCATAAT
This portion of the Ogataea parapolymorpha DL-1 chromosome IV, whole genome shotgun sequence genome encodes:
- a CDS encoding Specialized J-protein that functions with Hsp70 in Fe-S cluster biogenesis in mitochondria; translated protein: MHRVRAPFKITARHNSSLVDFYKLFPKTFPKGSPPNSPFSVDLKQLRNEFRLLQSTNHPDLNRIKDETAGDLSSLLNNAYTVLSSPLKRSQYLLKKNANIDLNNDAVNKKFQFQDQSVLMEILNVHEDLEDIQSEQELAKLEQENDERIEKSIAKLEELYKTEDYEAIALETVKLKFWENIKNALKEWEAGKPVNLTH